In the Flagellimonas sp. MMG031 genome, one interval contains:
- a CDS encoding M1 family aminopeptidase yields the protein MSVKNILRLFLCIGMLQSTLAQDVYQKNESVDIQNYVFALYLNDTSNEIKGETQVTVLFKDKPVPFSLDLIQKSGQFGMQVSEVMDHGSQADYTFANDKINIVPKNTEHSIQTYTISYHGIPERGLVIDTTKYGKRSFFGDNWPNLARHWLPSVDHPYDKASVEFQITAPDQYDVVATGLKVEESNLKNGYKLTIYHEPAPVATKVMTIGVTEFASRFLDMVDGIEVSAWVYPQNRLEGFGDYAVASKVLDYFIGTIGPYSYAKLANMQAKTQWGGLENAGTIAYFENSVTGNQTVEPLIAHEIAHQWFGNSATEKSWNHVWLSEGFATYFAILYLEDVYGDERRKEELAIDKQQIFEYYRKNPAPIVDLSIKDPMKVLSTNTYQKGGWILNMLRHSLGDGVFWEGIRTYYALYQNGNVLTDDFRTVMEEVSGEDLEAFFEQWLFVKGHPQIQWNWEYSNGNIDLNIMQTQDHYVFQFPLEIGVVKDGKMKIKTIEVTQQNQSFSLESRERPDAIVLDPNEWTLFEEVGK from the coding sequence ATGTCCGTCAAAAATATACTTCGCCTTTTTCTCTGTATTGGGATGTTACAATCCACTCTAGCGCAGGATGTTTATCAAAAGAATGAATCGGTCGATATCCAAAACTATGTTTTTGCGCTTTACTTGAACGATACTTCCAACGAAATCAAGGGAGAAACCCAAGTCACCGTGCTGTTCAAGGACAAGCCAGTTCCATTTTCGTTGGACCTCATCCAAAAATCCGGTCAGTTCGGCATGCAGGTTTCCGAAGTCATGGACCATGGTTCACAAGCTGACTATACCTTTGCTAACGATAAAATCAATATCGTTCCAAAAAATACCGAGCACTCAATTCAAACCTACACCATCTCTTACCATGGTATTCCAGAAAGAGGCTTGGTCATCGACACCACCAAATATGGCAAGCGTTCCTTTTTTGGGGATAACTGGCCCAACTTGGCAAGGCATTGGTTGCCTTCGGTAGACCATCCGTACGACAAGGCGAGCGTGGAATTTCAAATTACTGCGCCCGACCAATACGATGTGGTGGCAACCGGACTAAAAGTGGAAGAAAGCAACTTGAAAAATGGCTATAAGCTCACCATTTATCACGAACCTGCTCCTGTGGCCACCAAGGTGATGACCATTGGGGTCACTGAGTTCGCTTCGCGATTTTTGGACATGGTGGATGGTATTGAGGTTTCGGCCTGGGTGTACCCACAAAACCGTTTGGAGGGGTTTGGCGATTATGCGGTGGCCAGCAAAGTACTCGATTATTTTATCGGTACCATTGGACCGTATTCGTATGCCAAATTGGCCAATATGCAGGCCAAAACCCAGTGGGGTGGACTGGAAAATGCGGGTACCATTGCCTATTTTGAGAATTCGGTCACGGGAAACCAAACTGTGGAGCCTTTGATTGCCCACGAAATCGCCCATCAATGGTTTGGAAATTCGGCTACCGAGAAAAGCTGGAACCATGTTTGGCTGAGCGAAGGGTTTGCGACCTACTTCGCTATTCTCTATTTGGAAGATGTGTACGGCGATGAACGCCGCAAGGAGGAATTGGCCATAGATAAACAGCAAATCTTTGAGTATTACCGGAAAAATCCAGCCCCCATTGTGGACCTCAGCATTAAAGACCCCATGAAGGTACTGAGCACCAATACGTACCAAAAAGGAGGCTGGATATTGAACATGCTTCGCCATAGCTTGGGTGATGGTGTTTTTTGGGAAGGCATCCGAACCTATTATGCGCTTTACCAAAATGGCAACGTGCTTACGGACGATTTTCGTACTGTGATGGAAGAGGTTTCTGGCGAGGATTTGGAAGCCTTTTTTGAACAGTGGTTATTTGTAAAGGGTCATCCGCAAATCCAATGGAACTGGGAGTACAGCAACGGAAACATTGACCTGAACATCATGCAAACCCAAGACCATTATGTATTCCAATTTCCTTTGGAAATAGGGGTGGTAAAGGATGGAAAGATGAAGATAAAAACCATTGAGGTAACCCAACAAAACCAAAGCTTCTCGTTGGAAAGTAGGGAACGGCCCGATGCCATAGTACTGGACCCCAACGAATGGACCTTGTTCGAGGAGGTGGGGAAATAG
- a CDS encoding geranylgeranylglycerol-phosphate geranylgeranyltransferase, with the protein MLSRKNKLLLFKLLSLFSVVRGYNILVITLAQYLASIYILAPDIPLRDVVLDLNLFLIVTASALTIASGYIINNFYDAEKDLINKPTKSMLDRLVSQRFKLSTYFVLNFMAVFAASYISFKAVLFFSAYIFGIWIYSHKLKRIPLIGNLVSSTLAIAPFFVVFVYYQNFQTVIFVHALFLFLLILAREMIKDLENMAGDLAQNYRTIPIIYGPKVSKAIISFLIVLTLVPSLLLINTFDVGYMYFYFSACVVLLILFLALLWKANGKKHYVWLHNIIKLIIVVGVFSILLIDVDVVLNRIL; encoded by the coding sequence ATGCTTAGTAGAAAAAACAAACTCCTGCTTTTTAAGCTGTTGAGTCTGTTTTCCGTGGTCCGAGGCTACAACATCTTGGTGATTACCTTGGCGCAATACTTGGCCTCCATATATATTCTGGCGCCCGATATTCCGTTGCGGGATGTGGTCCTCGACCTAAATCTGTTCCTTATTGTCACCGCTTCGGCACTCACCATAGCCAGTGGGTACATCATCAATAATTTTTATGATGCGGAAAAGGATTTGATCAACAAGCCCACCAAAAGTATGTTGGACCGCTTGGTGAGCCAGCGTTTTAAACTATCCACCTATTTTGTGCTCAACTTTATGGCCGTTTTTGCGGCCAGTTACATTTCGTTCAAGGCGGTGCTGTTTTTTTCTGCCTATATTTTTGGCATTTGGATCTATTCGCACAAGCTCAAACGGATACCGCTGATCGGTAATTTGGTGTCTTCCACTTTGGCGATTGCCCCGTTTTTTGTAGTGTTCGTGTACTATCAGAACTTTCAGACCGTGATTTTTGTGCACGCGCTTTTCTTGTTTTTACTGATTTTGGCCCGGGAAATGATCAAGGACCTCGAAAATATGGCGGGTGATCTGGCGCAAAACTACAGGACCATTCCCATTATCTACGGACCCAAGGTTTCCAAAGCCATCATCTCTTTTCTGATTGTACTGACCTTGGTGCCTTCGCTACTTTTGATTAATACCTTTGATGTCGGCTATATGTACTTCTATTTTTCGGCCTGCGTGGTGCTGTTGATTTTATTTTTGGCCTTACTGTGGAAGGCCAATGGCAAGAAGCATTATGTGTGGCTGCACAACATCATCAAACTAATTATTGTGGTAGGCGTTTTCAGTATTCTGTTGATCGATGTGGATGTGGTGCTGAACCGAATTTTGTAA
- a CDS encoding pseudouridine synthase, with protein MAKSDSNRGKRPSKNYKGGDNKRPQGKPFTPKQRASAPQKKSNPDEIRLNRYIANAGICSRREADTYIAAGNVTVNGKPVTEMGYKVKRSDDVRFDGKRLSLEKKEYILLNKPKNFITTTSDEKGRRTVMELISSASNNRLLPVGRLDRNTTGLLLFTNDGDLTKKLTHPKHNVRKIYHVHLDNNLNLGDLHKIEAGLELEDGPITVDSVSYIQGAPKREVGVEIHSGRNRIVRRIFEHLGYTVTKLDRVVFAGLTKKDLPRGHWRYLTEQEVINLKNIR; from the coding sequence ATGGCGAAATCAGACAGCAACAGGGGCAAAAGACCCTCGAAAAATTACAAGGGCGGGGACAACAAAAGACCGCAGGGGAAACCTTTTACGCCCAAACAACGTGCAAGCGCACCTCAGAAAAAATCCAATCCCGACGAGATTCGACTGAACCGATACATTGCCAATGCGGGCATCTGTTCCCGAAGGGAAGCGGACACCTATATTGCAGCAGGTAACGTTACGGTAAATGGCAAACCGGTGACCGAGATGGGATATAAGGTAAAGCGCTCGGACGATGTTCGCTTTGACGGTAAACGCCTAAGCCTGGAAAAGAAAGAGTATATATTGTTGAACAAGCCCAAGAACTTTATCACCACGACCAGTGATGAAAAGGGCCGCCGTACGGTGATGGAACTGATTTCGAGTGCATCCAACAACCGTTTGTTGCCCGTAGGCCGTTTGGACCGGAATACCACGGGTCTGTTGCTCTTTACCAACGATGGTGACCTTACCAAAAAATTGACGCACCCCAAGCACAACGTACGCAAAATTTACCATGTGCATCTGGACAACAACCTGAATTTGGGCGATTTGCACAAAATTGAAGCGGGACTGGAGTTGGAGGACGGTCCCATCACTGTGGATAGTGTGAGCTACATCCAAGGTGCACCAAAACGCGAAGTGGGCGTGGAGATACACAGTGGGCGCAACCGCATTGTGCGACGTATTTTTGAACACTTGGGCTATACCGTGACCAAATTGGACCGGGTGGTCTTTGCTGGACTCACCAAAAAGGACTTACCTCGTGGCCATTGGCGTTACCTGACCGAACAGGAGGTGATTAATTTGAAGAATATAAGGTAA
- the mvaD gene encoding diphosphomevalonate decarboxylase — translation MTEQDFLPHPYQQFPEKGKVTWKAPSNIALVKYWGKKPVQLPANPSISFTLDNCATTTSLSFTKKEKEGAISFDLFFEGKPKEDFKPKIQTFLERIEKYVPFVNEYHFTIETSNSFPHSSGIASSASGMAALSLCLMDMEKQLNPDLDEAVFYQKASFLARLGSGSACRSIKGHLVQWGEHANIPNSSDLFGVEYPFEVHPDFKGYCDTILLVHKGQKQVSSTVGHQLMHGHPYATNRFQQAFDHLDQLQPILKNGDVDDFIKLVESEALTLHAMMLTSMPYFMLMKPDTLEIIQKIWHYREETKTSVCFTLDAGANVHLLYPSSEKAKVQTFIKDNLAQHCENGQYIHDQVGAGAIKING, via the coding sequence ATGACGGAACAAGACTTTTTGCCCCATCCGTACCAACAATTCCCGGAAAAGGGCAAAGTAACCTGGAAAGCTCCCAGTAATATCGCCCTGGTGAAATATTGGGGCAAAAAACCGGTGCAATTGCCGGCCAATCCTTCGATAAGTTTTACTTTGGACAATTGCGCTACCACAACCTCGCTCTCGTTTACAAAAAAGGAAAAGGAGGGTGCCATTTCCTTTGACCTCTTTTTTGAGGGCAAGCCAAAAGAAGATTTTAAACCCAAGATCCAAACATTTTTAGAGCGAATTGAGAAGTATGTTCCATTTGTAAATGAATATCATTTTACCATAGAAACCTCCAATTCCTTCCCGCACAGTAGCGGTATAGCTTCCTCTGCCAGTGGGATGGCCGCCCTATCGCTCTGTCTAATGGATATGGAAAAACAATTAAATCCAGATTTGGATGAGGCTGTGTTTTATCAAAAAGCGTCCTTTTTGGCGCGTCTGGGCTCAGGGAGTGCTTGTCGCAGCATAAAAGGCCATTTGGTGCAATGGGGCGAGCATGCCAACATACCCAATAGTTCCGATTTATTTGGGGTGGAATATCCGTTTGAGGTGCATCCCGATTTTAAAGGGTATTGTGATACCATTTTGTTGGTGCACAAAGGACAAAAACAGGTGAGCAGCACCGTGGGGCATCAATTGATGCACGGTCACCCTTACGCCACAAACCGATTTCAACAGGCATTTGACCATCTGGACCAACTACAACCTATTTTGAAAAATGGGGATGTGGACGATTTCATCAAACTAGTGGAAAGCGAGGCACTGACGTTGCATGCCATGATGTTGACAAGTATGCCCTACTTTATGTTGATGAAACCGGATACGTTGGAAATCATCCAGAAAATCTGGCACTACCGCGAAGAGACAAAAACCTCGGTATGCTTCACACTTGATGCTGGGGCCAATGTGCATTTGCTCTACCCTTCATCCGAAAAGGCCAAGGTACAGACGTTTATCAAAGACAATTTGGCCCAACATTGTGAAAACGGACAATACATCCACGATCAAGTGGGAGCGGGGGCCATCAAAATAAACGGTTAA
- a CDS encoding ImmA/IrrE family metallo-endopeptidase, with protein MNTTEKGDILEDKAVGIIERILDDGLIGVMKEYARVFTKKKYPSNLRGSGEVEFDLTIEIWPPNADQYSMIYFIECKNYTHRVPINEVKKFFADILETSGVNAKAIIITSSPLQQGAFDYASAKKMMVIEGESKDNFNITLYKRNIEEENIIPILEETINEQLLDEGVKSLSKVVDKQLLSCLIPAKSKVGYGIDLLSKENINQITLDELDKFDESYLINGYGLSVKDLSNYLKSEYNIEINYFDPKENKYLGTCDIDNKTIGISKKIIGTPRELFTIGHEFGHFKLHQKLRINQELMNSFSDSKYDFTIGKNRLENPRHWVEWQANYFSASLLLPKSSIIAKAWQYQGAKHNLIFDDNYSNQRKLRRIIDKLANHFSVSKTSIIYRLKELNMITDNTSTKIIGDLISQWKSKYFV; from the coding sequence ATGAATACTACCGAAAAAGGAGACATTTTAGAAGATAAGGCGGTTGGAATAATCGAAAGAATTCTTGATGACGGACTTATCGGAGTAATGAAAGAATATGCAAGGGTTTTTACAAAAAAAAAGTACCCTTCAAATTTGAGAGGTTCAGGAGAAGTTGAATTTGACTTGACAATCGAAATCTGGCCACCAAATGCTGACCAGTACTCAATGATTTATTTTATTGAATGTAAAAATTATACCCATCGAGTGCCAATCAATGAGGTTAAAAAATTCTTCGCTGACATCTTGGAAACAAGTGGAGTAAATGCAAAAGCAATAATTATTACAAGCTCACCTTTGCAACAAGGAGCATTTGATTATGCATCAGCAAAGAAAATGATGGTTATTGAGGGAGAATCAAAGGACAACTTTAACATCACGCTTTACAAAAGAAATATAGAGGAGGAAAATATAATTCCAATTCTCGAAGAAACAATCAATGAACAACTTCTGGATGAAGGAGTTAAATCATTATCAAAAGTTGTAGATAAACAGCTTTTAAGCTGCTTAATCCCCGCGAAAAGCAAAGTTGGTTATGGAATTGATTTACTTTCAAAAGAAAACATCAACCAAATTACATTAGACGAATTAGACAAATTCGATGAATCATACCTAATAAACGGATATGGTCTATCCGTAAAAGACCTTTCCAATTATTTAAAATCTGAATACAACATTGAAATTAACTATTTTGATCCTAAAGAGAATAAATATTTAGGAACTTGCGACATCGACAATAAAACAATTGGTATAAGCAAAAAAATTATTGGAACACCAAGAGAGCTTTTTACTATTGGACACGAGTTTGGTCATTTTAAACTGCATCAAAAATTGCGGATTAATCAAGAGCTTATGAATTCCTTTTCAGACTCTAAATACGACTTTACTATTGGAAAAAACCGACTTGAAAATCCGAGGCATTGGGTTGAATGGCAAGCAAATTATTTTTCTGCTTCACTTTTGTTACCAAAATCATCAATAATTGCAAAAGCTTGGCAATATCAAGGAGCTAAGCACAATTTAATTTTTGATGACAACTATTCAAATCAAAGGAAACTCAGAAGGATTATTGACAAATTAGCGAACCACTTTAGCGTATCAAAAACGAGCATAATTTATCGACTAAAAGAATTGAATATGATAACGGACAATACAAGCACTAAAATAATTGGAGATTTAATCAGTCAATGGAAATCAAAATATTTTGTGTAA
- a CDS encoding mevalonate kinase, giving the protein MKGPLFYSKILLFGEYGIIKDSKGLSIPYNFFKGALKWDKNNSQMAQESNKSLKAYAEYLKVLEMKEEGLVSFDIKALEKDVAEGMYFDSSIPQGYGIGSSGALVAAIYDRYATDKITVLENLTREKLLQLKKIFGKMESFFHGKSSGLDPLNSYLSLPILINSKDNIESTSIPSQNTEGKGAVFLLDSGMTGETAPMVQLFMENMKQEGFRNMIKNQFIKHTDACVEDFLNGNIKSLFGNLKQLSHVVFDNFKPMIPAKFHQLWQKGIETNDYYLKLCGSGGGGYILGFTQDLEKAKKALEGHTLEVVYNF; this is encoded by the coding sequence ATGAAAGGTCCACTATTTTATTCCAAGATATTATTGTTCGGGGAGTACGGCATTATCAAAGACTCCAAAGGTCTATCCATACCCTATAATTTTTTTAAGGGTGCCTTAAAATGGGACAAGAACAATTCCCAAATGGCCCAAGAATCGAACAAGAGCCTGAAGGCCTACGCAGAATATCTTAAGGTGTTGGAGATGAAGGAGGAAGGTTTGGTATCGTTCGATATTAAAGCCTTGGAGAAGGATGTGGCCGAAGGGATGTACTTTGACAGTTCCATTCCGCAAGGCTACGGCATTGGAAGTAGTGGTGCTTTAGTGGCTGCCATTTACGACCGCTACGCTACGGACAAAATCACCGTCTTGGAAAATTTGACCCGTGAAAAATTACTTCAGTTGAAGAAAATTTTTGGGAAGATGGAATCTTTCTTCCACGGTAAATCCTCAGGATTGGACCCATTGAACAGCTATTTGAGCCTGCCTATCCTTATTAATTCCAAGGACAACATCGAATCCACCAGTATTCCTTCGCAAAACACCGAGGGAAAAGGTGCAGTGTTCTTGTTGGATAGCGGTATGACTGGCGAAACCGCACCCATGGTGCAACTCTTTATGGAAAACATGAAGCAGGAGGGTTTCCGTAATATGATTAAAAATCAGTTCATCAAACATACCGATGCCTGTGTTGAGGACTTCTTGAACGGCAACATTAAATCGCTGTTCGGAAACCTAAAACAATTGTCACACGTGGTGTTCGACAACTTCAAACCCATGATTCCTGCCAAGTTCCATCAACTTTGGCAAAAGGGTATCGAAACCAACGATTATTACCTCAAACTCTGTGGTTCTGGCGGTGGTGGTTATATTTTGGGCTTTACCCAAGATCTGGAAAAGGCCAAAAAAGCCCTTGAAGGCCATACTTTGGAAGTAGTGTACAACTTCTAA
- a CDS encoding helix-turn-helix transcriptional regulator, with translation MAKKKIIMTVEKTDTGFSAYAVDYPIFTTGKSIPDLINSAYEATEFYFEEETVKVDPADIRFEIDFKQFFKYYKVINAKFLAEKIGMNATLLSQYVSGTKKPSPKQTQKILNGIHQIGQELSGINLLQSA, from the coding sequence ATGGCAAAAAAGAAAATCATAATGACTGTTGAGAAAACCGATACCGGCTTTTCTGCTTATGCAGTAGATTATCCAATTTTTACGACTGGAAAATCAATTCCTGACCTGATAAATAGTGCGTATGAAGCTACCGAATTTTATTTTGAAGAAGAAACGGTAAAAGTTGATCCGGCTGATATCCGATTCGAAATTGATTTTAAGCAGTTTTTTAAATATTATAAAGTAATCAATGCAAAATTCCTCGCTGAGAAAATCGGAATGAACGCTACATTGCTTTCTCAATATGTTTCCGGAACGAAAAAACCATCACCAAAACAAACTCAGAAAATATTAAACGGAATTCACCAAATAGGACAGGAATTGTCAGGTATTAATTTACTGCAATCTGCATAG
- a CDS encoding DUF5916 domain-containing protein has protein sequence MLFCALTFAQKKNADYKIHLYQTDETITIDGIGDETTWQEAEAAEDFFMVLPMDDRKATQPSEVKMAYDNRQLYLLATFYKTPGNTYVVESLRRDFSFGGNDNFLLFMDPFNNQTTGFSFGANAYGAQWDGTMSNGGSIDLNWDSKWISEVQSYEDKWVVEMAIPFKSIRYEKDVTEWGVNFSRLDLSTNEKSSWTPIPRQFPTASLAYTGTMVWDNPPPKQGLNYSIIPYVLGTTGNSSIENLTYDNEFKVGGDIKLGLTSSLNLDLTINPDFSQVEVDRQVANLTRFELFFPERRQFFLENADLFASFGYDEIRPFFSRRIGLGVPIIAGARVSGNLNRNLRLGVLNMQTDKLEETGLPSQNFAVLSMQQKVFSRSNIGLLFVNKESLDYNALADSLQTQYTKFNRNLGLEYNLASADNKYNGKVFMLKSFGPDASYNGIAQGAHLAYSSRNWNWRVQQEYISEDFTSEVGFVPRNNYLKFEGSVGYQFLPASDKVVSHGPQYTGFYYFNPNFNATDYVSIVGYRIDFMDRSSLSADVFNEYVRLLAPFDPTNTGQEQLATNTRHHWNGVYLQYNSRPKSLFTYNMTTRLGRYFASGYRTNLNARLGYRFQPYVSLGANLSYNNLDLPAPWYTTDFWLVGTEADITFTNKLFWSTLVQYNEQNNNFGINSRLQWRYAPASDLFLVFNNNEQLAPLEGNLWSLTLKFTYWFNR, from the coding sequence ATGCTTTTTTGTGCGCTCACCTTTGCGCAAAAGAAGAACGCCGACTATAAAATCCATCTGTACCAAACGGACGAAACCATTACTATTGACGGTATTGGCGATGAAACCACATGGCAGGAAGCAGAGGCCGCCGAGGACTTTTTTATGGTATTGCCCATGGACGACCGCAAAGCCACCCAGCCTTCGGAGGTGAAAATGGCGTACGATAACCGGCAACTCTACCTGTTGGCCACCTTTTACAAAACACCCGGTAATACCTACGTAGTGGAATCGCTTCGCAGGGACTTCTCCTTTGGGGGAAACGACAATTTTTTATTGTTCATGGACCCATTTAACAACCAGACCACAGGGTTTAGTTTTGGAGCAAATGCCTATGGCGCACAGTGGGACGGCACCATGTCCAACGGTGGTAGCATCGACCTGAATTGGGACAGCAAATGGATTTCGGAAGTGCAGAGTTATGAAGATAAATGGGTCGTGGAAATGGCCATCCCCTTTAAATCCATCCGCTATGAAAAGGATGTGACCGAATGGGGCGTCAACTTTTCCCGATTGGATTTGAGCACCAACGAAAAATCGAGCTGGACGCCCATACCACGGCAGTTCCCTACCGCCTCGCTGGCCTACACGGGCACCATGGTCTGGGACAATCCGCCGCCCAAACAGGGCCTCAACTATTCCATTATTCCCTACGTGCTGGGCACAACCGGCAATTCGAGTATCGAAAACCTGACGTACGACAACGAGTTCAAAGTTGGGGGCGATATCAAATTGGGGCTGACGTCTTCCTTGAACCTCGACCTGACCATCAACCCTGATTTTTCCCAAGTGGAAGTGGACCGCCAAGTGGCCAACTTGACCCGTTTTGAACTCTTTTTCCCAGAAAGACGCCAATTTTTCCTTGAAAACGCAGACCTCTTTGCCAGCTTTGGGTATGATGAAATCCGACCCTTCTTTTCGCGTAGGATAGGATTGGGCGTCCCCATTATCGCAGGGGCTCGTGTCAGCGGCAACCTGAACCGTAACTTGCGTTTGGGCGTTTTGAACATGCAAACGGACAAATTGGAAGAGACAGGGTTGCCAAGTCAGAATTTTGCAGTGCTTTCCATGCAGCAAAAGGTGTTCTCTCGTTCCAACATCGGCCTATTGTTCGTGAACAAGGAATCCTTGGACTACAATGCCCTGGCAGATAGCTTGCAGACGCAGTACACCAAGTTCAACCGGAATCTGGGTCTGGAATACAACCTGGCCTCGGCCGATAACAAATACAATGGAAAGGTGTTTATGCTGAAATCTTTCGGTCCCGATGCATCTTACAACGGTATTGCCCAGGGCGCCCATTTGGCATATAGCAGTCGTAACTGGAACTGGCGGGTACAGCAGGAATATATTTCGGAGGATTTTACCTCGGAAGTGGGTTTTGTGCCCCGAAACAACTATCTCAAGTTTGAAGGTTCCGTAGGATATCAATTTTTGCCTGCAAGCGACAAGGTGGTGAGCCATGGTCCGCAATACACCGGTTTTTATTATTTCAACCCCAATTTTAACGCCACGGATTATGTGTCCATCGTGGGCTACCGAATCGATTTTATGGATCGTAGTTCCCTGAGTGCTGATGTCTTTAATGAATACGTTCGATTATTGGCCCCCTTTGACCCCACCAACACCGGCCAAGAGCAGTTGGCCACAAATACGCGGCACCACTGGAACGGGGTGTATTTGCAATACAATTCGCGTCCAAAAAGTTTGTTCACCTACAATATGACGACCCGATTGGGCCGCTATTTTGCGAGTGGTTACCGTACCAATTTAAATGCCAGACTAGGCTATCGGTTTCAGCCTTATGTGAGTTTGGGGGCCAACCTCAGCTACAACAACCTCGATTTACCTGCACCTTGGTACACCACCGATTTCTGGTTGGTGGGCACGGAGGCAGATATCACCTTTACCAACAAATTGTTCTGGTCTACCCTAGTGCAGTACAACGAGCAGAACAACAATTTTGGCATCAATTCACGACTGCAATGGCGATACGCTCCTGCATCGGACCTCTTTTTGGTATTCAATAACAATGAACAGCTCGCCCCACTGGAAGGCAATTTGTGGTCCTTGACGCTCAAGTTTACCTATTGGTTTAATCGATAA
- the argH gene encoding argininosuccinate lyase, with amino-acid sequence MKLWDKGFSTDKKIDHFTVGNDRELDLVLAKYDVIASKAHAKMLGKVGLITQDEAKDLVKALDTISKDIEKGKFSIENDFEDMHSKIEFMLTEKLGDTGKKIHSARSRNDQVLVAMQLYLKDELTEIKQQVKTLFDLLMKLADKHQKVLLPGYTHLQIAMPSSFGLWFSAYAESLIDDLYFVQAAYKVADQNPLGSAAGYGSSFPIDRSFTTAEMDFATQKYNVVAAQMGRGKVEKATAFGISSVAATLSKMAMDICLYMSQNFDFISFPNELTTGSSIMPHKKNPDVFELIRAKCNKIQAVPNQLIMIMNNLPSGYHRDLQLVKEVIVPALQDMHACLEMMTFSLKEIKVNKSILNDPKYDYLFSVDTLNELVKSGMPFRDAYKTMGKAIENGNFKPKRDIEHTHEGSLGNLCLEQIKEKMEKVLA; translated from the coding sequence ATGAAACTCTGGGACAAAGGATTCAGCACTGATAAAAAAATAGACCACTTTACGGTGGGCAACGACCGTGAACTGGATTTGGTCTTAGCCAAATACGATGTCATCGCTTCCAAAGCACACGCCAAAATGTTGGGCAAGGTGGGGTTGATTACCCAAGACGAGGCCAAAGATTTGGTAAAAGCATTGGATACCATCTCTAAGGATATTGAAAAGGGCAAGTTCAGTATTGAGAATGATTTTGAGGACATGCACTCCAAAATCGAGTTTATGTTGACCGAAAAATTGGGGGATACCGGTAAAAAAATCCATTCCGCCCGTTCCCGAAACGATCAAGTGCTCGTGGCCATGCAATTGTACCTGAAAGATGAGTTGACCGAAATCAAACAGCAAGTAAAAACCCTGTTCGATTTGTTGATGAAGCTAGCGGACAAGCATCAAAAAGTATTGCTGCCGGGTTACACCCATTTGCAGATTGCCATGCCCTCCTCTTTTGGACTTTGGTTTTCCGCCTATGCGGAGAGCTTGATAGACGATTTGTACTTTGTACAAGCGGCTTACAAAGTCGCTGACCAAAATCCGCTGGGCAGTGCAGCAGGTTATGGAAGCTCCTTTCCTATTGATAGAAGTTTTACCACGGCCGAAATGGACTTTGCCACGCAAAAATACAATGTGGTGGCTGCCCAAATGGGGCGTGGAAAAGTGGAAAAAGCAACCGCCTTTGGAATTTCCAGCGTTGCCGCCACGCTTTCCAAAATGGCCATGGACATTTGCCTGTATATGAGCCAAAATTTTGATTTCATTTCTTTTCCAAACGAGCTGACCACGGGTAGTAGCATTATGCCACACAAGAAGAATCCCGATGTTTTCGAATTGATTCGTGCGAAGTGCAACAAGATTCAAGCGGTACCCAATCAATTGATCATGATCATGAACAACCTGCCCAGTGGCTACCATCGCGACCTTCAATTGGTAAAGGAAGTAATCGTACCTGCTTTGCAGGACATGCATGCCTGTCTGGAAATGATGACCTTCAGCTTGAAAGAAATCAAGGTGAACAAAAGTATCCTGAACGACCCCAAGTATGATTACCTATTTAGTGTGGACACCTTGAACGAACTCGTTAAAAGCGGCATGCCCTTTCGGGATGCCTACAAAACCATGGGCAAGGCCATAGAAAATGGGAACTTTAAACCCAAACGGGACATCGAGCACACCCACGAAGGTAGTTTGGGCAATCTATGTTTGGAGCAGATAAAAGAGAAAATGGAAAAAGTTTTGGCTTAA